Within Dictyostelium discoideum AX4 chromosome 4 chromosome, whole genome shotgun sequence, the genomic segment ctttaaaccAACACTATCATCAACTTCAATTGATAACTATTTATTCTTTGGTTCAtacttttgttttttaaaatatatattttttttcacatgtttatttttattatttttaggtattttaatcaattttgTACTTTTTGtaaactttaaaattaataataataataaaaaaaataaaaaattaatttaaacaatacatatatattgtaaaataataaataaaaataaaaaaaaaaaaataattaaaataaataaataaatttattaattgggaGGGGGAAAGGTTAAAAGTAACAAtatgaattttaaaatttagagAACTTTAGCTTTAATATGAATTCCAAGTAAACCTAATAAATTGGCCATAATATCAGCATTGATTAAACTTGTTGATTGATTACCACCAAATGAAGAAGTCATTCCTTTGGTATTACTTGAATTTACAGAGATTGTTTTGTTCAAAGAATTACCATTTTGAATTGAACCAATGCTAGAAATTGAAgctaaataattaaataattaaaatttagaaaTCGAGGagttgtaataaaaaaaaaaaaaaaaaagaaataataataatattttatatttacaaattaatgtcattttgtttgtttgtttgtttgtttgtttgtttgtttgtttgtttgttgatttgtttatttaaatttttgatttagtgaaaaaaaaagtttaatttatagaaaaaaaaaaaaaaaatacattattaagaaaaatgataataatatttaaaaataatacaatagTACAGTTTTTTactaaaaatatttgaaatacatttgattattaaagaagtaaaattattttaaaaaggaaTAGATCAGTTTTGTTGAACTTtctttctaataataattttaaaatctagataaaatatctaatttcaattaatcaatATAAAGATCTAACTTTATTAAGtgggaaaataaataaatgatatttGTAAACAGAACAATGTTTTAGTGccctattaaaaaaaaaattaaaaaattaaatctcaCCCACTTTTCTTTAACCACACAAacacaaaaaatttttttttttctctttttagTTTCAAGATTTaccaatttcttttaataatcaatGTATATTGTGatatatttgtttgtttgaaattattattaattttaattaatgatagtttatatatattaaaagaaggaagaaaatttaatatccaattataataaaaaaaaaacaataaaactattaatgtACAACCACTgaacattaaaaaataaaactgttTCTAGAataattttggtttattttattaaaaagaaaacccTTAGAATatgttgataatattgatagtCAATatgtaattgaaaaaaataaaaataaaataaaataaaataaaataaaataaaatcacaaACCCACagattctatttttttatttttctttttttttttttccttttttttttttaaaacaaaattaaaccCCCAAAAGTTtactataattttatatataaaaaaattaataaaaagtaaaaatggaaaataatTGTAgaaaattttttcttttattttttatttttatagttaatttaattctgaaaaatgattaatttaatcaaactataataattataattataatctatagtagaattaataattttatattttaaaatatatttaataaatttaatattaaatttggcttttaatattaaagttGGGTAAATTGAATATATTTCAAGTAATTTGATCTATTAGGTATTCTTAAAATAGATATTGTAGATTGATTTCCACTAAATGATGTTAATCCTTTTGCTCCATTATTGGAAATTGTACTGTTAGTTTTATTCAAAGAATTAAAGTTTtgaattgaaccaattttaGAAATTGAAGCTAgattcgaaaaaaaaaaagatttaaaatcaatactaattaattaatattaaaaatataattaataattacaaaataaagtcatttttaaagttttagttttttgttttttgttttttaataattttatttaatgataaaaaaaaagtttaatttatacaaataaaatttataattataaattaaataattaaaattaaaaaatattattttgaaagataaatttaataaaaaataaaaaaattcccCTTTTGGAAAGTGAATTACAAGGTTTCAGTGAACAAGAGGATAATCTGTGCACatgttttatatattttgaaataatttcatttcaaaaCCATTtgctatttttaaaaaaaaaatatttttaatttaataaaaatctaaagaataaaaaaaaaaattcaacaatttcaaataacaTAACCgaacatttttttaaaaaaaaaagaaattaatatgaaCACAACCACACCAAAACTCCTGGCACACAAATCAACACAGCcacaaaaactaaaaaaaattgtgatGTTTGGTTTTTAAAGAGcattattcaattaaataggGTGGTACACAAGAAATTCTtcattgtttttcttttttatcattacatcttttttttttaaaaataataattaagcttttaaaataatttattgttattcattttttttttttgttttttttttttttttttaatttcaaatcgGTTCATCAAAAAAGCTTTCCAAAAAAGTAATAAGATCTACCCATATATATGGTAGATTGATTTCCACTAAATGAGGTTAATCCTTTTGCTTCATTATTAGACATTGTACTGTTAGTTTTGTTTTCGTTAATAGAATTACCGTTTtgaattgaaccaattttGGAAACTGAAgctaaattttaaaaaaaaaaaaaaaaatttaaaaaatcaatactatttaattaaaattaaaattaaaatttatttaatatttccaaaataaagtcattttaaagtttttgttttttgtttttgattttgatttgttaaaaaatattttaatgataaaaaaaaagtttaatttatgcaaataaaatttataattaaaaattaaaataattaattttaatacttATTTTGAATAACATTTCTTTGTTCAATGATGCAAGGtctatattaatttttaaaccaaACATGAAAAAAAGCTCTTCCTTTTTGGTTAGTGAATTACAAAGTTCCAGTTACAATTATGACGCAATTCAGTGtgtgttttatttatttggaaaaaaaaaaaatacttcatttgtaatttttcataaataaaaataaatttgaaaataaaaataaaaataaaaaataaaacttttgaccaaccacaaaaataaaacacttgaaaaaataataaaaaattttctcaTTTGGTGGGTGATGCAATAAACAATGTGTGTTGAGATATGCgctatttattttataaaaaattatttttattatttaaaaaaagaataaattatcaattgtcCCATTACAATTTTATCACTTTAATCTCATAAGCCCTATTAATATCAGGTAAAGTTATTTAATCAACTGCTTCAGGTCAATATTGTAATTATCGATTTTTTATTGTTCTTACAACCAAAGTTGaacattattaaaacaaaataaccaaaactttaaaaaaaataatctaggtttttaatattaaatcctTTTACTTCATTATTAGAAATTGTACTGTTAGTTTTGTTCAAAGAAATACCATTTtgaattgaaccaattttagaaattgaagctatattaaaaaaaaaaaaaaaaaaaaagatttaaaaatcaatactaattaattaattaattaacattaaaaatataaataataattacaaaataaaGTCATTTTGAAGTTTTAGTTTTTTGTTTCTGAtttgttaataattaattttaatgattaaaaaaagttttatttatacaaataaaatttatgattaaaaattaaataaatcaaattatattattttcaatttaaatttaattcaaaaaaattaattttaaaataattaattttaatacttATTTTGATTAACATTTGTTTGTTCAATGATGTAAGgtctatatttatttataaactCAACACAAAAATTTACCCATTTGTTAACTGAATTACCAAGTTTCTGTGACCTCGAGGATAACACAATTCGGtgtgttttatttatttaaaaagtaaaaaataataatatttattattattttttttttttttttttagttaatttttttatttatttatttaaaatcaatgcTAGGTTTGAAgtgtaatagtaataaattttatttatttgaactttaattttttgattaatagaatttttattatttggaaaCACAATGTAGTTCCAAagttttgctttttttttttttttatttttttttttaaattttttttttttatttttaaatttttttttattttattttatttatggtTAAAATCACTGCAGGgaaatttacaaatatatttaaagcGATTTGATATATTTGGAAGTCACTCActaaaagagaaaaaagtgGGATAACtcattaaaaaagaagaaaaaaattggaattaaaaaaaaataaattgtttatttttgttttttttttttttagagaaAAAGATGGgcttatttattttttgttgtgGCTTTAGTAATTATAGCAATTTGAAGTAATAAATCCCCTATAGATTTTGTTGATTGATTTCCGCTAAATGATGGTG encodes:
- a CDS encoding hssA/2C/7E family protein — translated: MTLFSSISKIGSIQNFNSLNKTNSTISNNGAKGLTSFSGNQSTISILRIPNRSNYLKYIQFTQL
- a CDS encoding hssA/2C/7E family protein, with amino-acid sequence MTLFSSISKIGSIQNGISLNKTNSTISNNEVKGFNIKNLDYFF